A region from the Streptosporangium sp. NBC_01756 genome encodes:
- a CDS encoding histidine kinase: MPSVLRSVWDEPGPPDPPPRVWRDWVLVGVLVPVAVLEGLLRPELPWRTVSVILTVGLVPTLLWRRTRPLPMVAIAFAATSLAPLLTGGDSAETYTMAYLLILVYSLFRWGSGREVTLGLTIMIVAVSLSLLFGRLTPGDMVGAFAVLFSAVALGGALRYRARARTRELDQIKLLEREQLARDLHDTVAHHVSAMAIRAQAGLATSESRPNAATDALRVIEVEAARALDEMRAMVRILRRDQPADLVPGRRVTDLEQLASRGRSGPSVEVEISGDVDGLPPPVEAAIYRLAQESVTNAQRHARHATRIEVRVTADDTSVHLRVSDDGDSGPIRPAAPPGYGLIGMVERADLLGGTCEAGPNPDRGWTVTAVLPRSGAAT; this comes from the coding sequence GTGCCCTCCGTTCTTCGCTCCGTGTGGGACGAGCCCGGTCCCCCCGACCCTCCGCCGCGGGTATGGCGGGACTGGGTGCTCGTGGGAGTGCTCGTGCCGGTCGCGGTGCTCGAAGGGCTTCTGCGGCCGGAACTTCCGTGGCGGACCGTCTCGGTGATCCTCACTGTCGGCCTGGTGCCCACGTTGTTGTGGCGCCGGACCAGGCCGCTGCCGATGGTCGCGATCGCCTTCGCCGCCACCAGCCTGGCCCCGCTGCTGACGGGCGGCGACTCCGCAGAGACGTACACGATGGCGTACCTGCTGATCCTGGTGTACTCGCTGTTCCGGTGGGGGTCGGGACGCGAGGTCACGCTCGGGTTGACGATCATGATCGTCGCGGTCTCCCTCTCACTGCTCTTCGGCCGCCTCACCCCCGGCGACATGGTCGGCGCGTTCGCCGTCCTGTTCTCGGCCGTCGCCCTGGGCGGAGCACTCCGGTACCGGGCCAGAGCGAGGACGCGCGAGCTCGACCAGATCAAACTGCTCGAACGCGAACAGCTCGCCCGCGACCTGCACGACACCGTCGCCCATCACGTCTCGGCGATGGCGATCCGCGCCCAGGCGGGCCTCGCCACGTCGGAGTCGCGACCCAACGCCGCCACCGACGCGCTCCGCGTGATCGAGGTCGAGGCGGCACGCGCCCTCGACGAGATGCGCGCCATGGTCCGCATCCTGCGCCGGGACCAACCCGCGGACCTGGTACCCGGCCGACGCGTCACCGATCTCGAACAGCTCGCGAGCCGAGGCCGTTCCGGCCCCTCGGTCGAGGTGGAGATCTCCGGCGACGTCGACGGCCTCCCCCCGCCGGTCGAGGCCGCGATCTACCGCCTCGCCCAGGAGTCGGTCACCAACGCCCAGCGGCACGCCCGGCACGCCACCCGCATCGAGGTCCGCGTCACCGCCGACGACACATCGGTGCACCTGCGTGTGAGCGACGACGGCGACAGCGGCCCCATACGCCCGGCCGCACCGCCGGGATACGGGCTCATCGGCATGGTCGAACGCGCCGACCTGCTCGGTGGCACCTGCGAAGCAGGCCCCAACCCCGACCGAGGCTGGACCGTGACCGCCGTACTGCCCCGGAGCGGAGCGGCGACATGA